One window of Oncorhynchus masou masou isolate Uvic2021 chromosome 33, UVic_Omas_1.1, whole genome shotgun sequence genomic DNA carries:
- the lmod3 gene encoding leiomodin-3, which produces MSSQRDRDMEDTHEEDIDEDDILASLSPEELQELQKEMDVLAPDDKVPLGQRQKDQKKEKQSADSDEEEDIDEDDILAKLSPEELKELQKEMDVIAPDERVPVGQRQKSQTEKTPTGSFDHRGLVDYLYWEKESKRMLEEERIPVTLLPSKKTMEEDAEKKEIAEDLETVYEVVEEVIEVEATDGVEGEEVTEEIIEVMIVQEEEEDVKKEKEEQEKKDMPVKDERVIENHEHPVNEHLKESPDDNSTNTVNTTSPLQSPPESADMKENKDIERTEQKITSQIPEKVKSNTTDAPAPEEIEMTPEEKRACFVPEKEVRVINKLNIPKLALGGGLGGLGGAKKTSRPSGNETNLDTTLDKIRNNNPAITDVNLNNIENIPKEMLIEYVDALKKNKHVKTFSIANTGADENIAFTLANMLRENRSITTLNIESNFITGKGIIAIIRCLQFNETLTELRFHNQRHMLGHHAEMEVSRLLKANNTLLKMGYHFEQAGPRMVVTNLLTRNLDRQRQQRNEEQSKQQQQQQKEVFEMYERALNLPPGLLAMLGYVPPEIEALMPQLPKGPQGPMEPKPEKQQNTSPQYQHKQFKHMQCNPIPQQPPSMDSSGNLLKDIQLKRTPKKRDPFLDLDLREDRRAEMPNVQLRKTSGKTRDTGVDEMVELKATLKDVMKTLKPVPRRRQPAKVDVTPRDELLNEIKKSNVAYLKAVPLPKELESRETSLFNL; this is translated from the exons ATGTCCAGCCAAAGGGACCGGGACATGGAGGACACCCATGAGGAAGACATTGATGAAGATGATATCCTAGCCAGCTTGTCTCCTGAGGAGCTTCAAGAACTCCAGAAAGAGATGGACGTTTTAGCGCCAGACGATAAAGTACCGCTTGGTCAGAGACAAAAGGACCAGAAGAAAGAGAAGCAATCCGCCGACTCTGATGAGGAAGAAGACATTGATGAAGATGATATCCTGGCAAAATTGTCTCCTGAGGAGCTCAAAGAGCTCCAGAAAGAGATGGACGTTATTGCCCCGGATGAGAGGGTACCTGTGGGTCAGAGGCAGAAGAGCCAGACAGAGAAGACGCCCACAGGTTCGTTTGATCACAGGGGCCTGGTGGATTATCTGTACTGGGAGAAGGAGTCCAAACGcatgctggaggaggagaggatcccCGTCACTCTACTGCCCAGTAAG AAAACTATGGAAGAGGATGCTGAAAAGAAAGAAATCGCTGAAGACTTGGAGACTGTGTATGAGGTGGTAGAAGAAGTCATCGAGGTGGAAGCTACAGACGGTGTTGAAGGAGAGGAAGTGACAGAGGAGATTATAGAGGTAATGATTgtgcaggaggaggaagaggatgtgaagaaggagaaagaggaacagGAGAAAAAGGACATGCCCGTAAAAGATGAAAGGGTCATAGAAAACCATGAACACCCAGTGAATGAGCATCTAAAAGAGTCACCGGATGATAACAGCACTAACACTGTGAACACGACCAGTCCTCTGCAATCCCCACCAGAGTCCGCAGACATGAAAGAAAATAAAGACATTGAGAGAACAGAGCAAAAGATCACATCACAAATACCTGAGAAAGTCAAAAGTAACACCACAGACGCTCCCGCTCCTGAAGAAATAGAGATGACTCCAGAGGAGAAGAGGGCCTGTTTTGTTCCAGAGAAAGAGGTGAGGGTAATTAACAAACTAAATATTCCAAAGCTGGCCCTTGGTGGGGGCCTTGGTGGCCTTGGTGGGGCCAAGAAGACATCAAGACCCTCAGGGAATGAGACAAATCTGGACACCACTCTGGATAAGATCCGCAACAACAACCCCGCTATCACAGACGTAAACCTGAATAACATAGAAAACATTCCCAAAGAAATGCTAATAGAATACGTCGATGCCTTGAAGAAGAACAAACACGTCAAGACCTTCAGCATAGCCAACACCGGCGCAGACGAAAACATTGCCTTCACCCTGGCCAACATGCTGAGAGAGAACCGTAGCATCACCACACTGAACATAGAGTCTAACTTCATAACAGGGAAGGGCATCATCGCCATTATCCGCTGCCTACAATTCAACGAGACGCTCACTGAGCTCCGCTTCCacaaccagagacacatgctgGGCCACCACGCGGAGATGGAGGTGTCGCGCCTGCTCAAGGCCAACAACACCCTCCTGAAGATGGGCTACCACTTTGAGCAGGCGGGTCCCAGAATGGTGGTAACCAACCTGCTGACCAGGAACCTGGACCGCCAGAGACAGCAGAGGAACGAGGAGCAgagcaagcagcagcagcagcagcagaaagaGGTGTTTGAGATGTACGAACGGGCTCTGAACCTGCCCCCAGGGCTGCTGGCGATGCTGGGCTATGTCCCTCCTGAAATCGAGGCCCTCATGCCGCAGCTTCCCAAGGGTCCCCAAGGTCCCATGGAACCCAAACCAGAAAAGCAGCAGAACACTTCTCCACAGTATCAACACAAGCAGTTTAAACACATGCAGTGCAACCCCATTCCACAACAACCCCCCAGCATGGACTCCTCTGGTAACCTTCTGAAGGACATCCAGCTGAAGAGGACCCCCAAAAAGCGTGACCCTTTCCTGGACCTAGACCTtagggaggacaggagagcagagatgccGAATGTCCAGCTCAGGAAGACATCAGGAAAAACGAGGGACACAGGCGTTGATGAGATGGTAGAACTGAAGGCCACTCTGAAAGACGTGATGAAGACACTGAAGCCTGTCCCTCGGAGGCGGCAGCCGGCCAAGGTGGATGTGACGCCCCGTGATGAACTACTTAATGAGATCAAAAAGAGCAACGTGGCCTATCTCAAAGCT